A single genomic interval of Lathyrus oleraceus cultivar Zhongwan6 chromosome 7, CAAS_Psat_ZW6_1.0, whole genome shotgun sequence harbors:
- the LOC127103608 gene encoding uncharacterized mitochondrial protein AtMg00860-like, whose product MVVFIDYILIYSKTDEEHVEHLRVVLKLLQEKQLYAKLSKCEFWMENVIFLVHVISSGGITVDPSKVEVVLKWETHKYVTEIRSFLVLAGYYRRFMEGFSKLELSLTQLTKKSQAYVWVVKCEKSFQDLKKRLTSAIVLIFLSLTESFVVYCDASNMGLGGALRKIEKFKMVSDHKSLKYMFDINELNIRHMRWIKLLKDYDFGLNYHPGKANVVADALSRKTLHMPTLMAKELELIEELRDLRLVCKFTS is encoded by the exons ATGGTAGTGTTTATCGATTATATCCTGATTTATTCGAAGACGGATGAAGAGCATGTTGAACATCTGAgagttgtgttaaagttgttgcAAGAGAAGCAATTGTATGCTAAGTTGTCAAAGTGTGAGTTTTGGATGGAAAACGTGATTTTTCTCGTCCATGTTATTTCTAGTGGGGGTATTACGGTGGATCCGTCAAAGGTTGAGGTTGTGTTAAAGTGGGAGACTCATAAGTATGTCACTGAGATCCGAAGTTTTCTTGTGCTAGCTGGTTATTATCGTAGATTTATGGAAGGATTTTCCAAGTTGGAATTGTCGTTAACTCAGTTAACTAAGAAGAGTCAGGCGTATGTTTGGGTTGTTAAGTGCGAAAAAAGTTTTCAAGATCTTAAGAAGAGGTTAACATCAGCTATAGTGTTGATTTTTCTGAGTCTGACTGAATCTTTCGTcgtgtattgtgatgcttctaATATGGGTTTAGGAGGTGCGTTGAGGAAAATAGAAAA GTTTAAAATGGTCAGTGATCATAAGAGTTTAAAGTACATGTTTGATATAAATGAGTTAAATATAAGACATATGAGATGGATTAAGTTGTTGAAGGActatgattttggtttgaattaccatcctggTAAAGCCAATGTCGTAGCCGATGCGTTGAGCAGGAAGACATTGCATATGCCAACGCTAATGGCTAAAGAGTTAGAGTTGATAGAAGAACTTAGAGATTTGAGATTAGTTTGCAAATTCACGTCATAG